GGCGGGCGCATCGAAAGGTCCTGCCTGCGCGAGCATCTCCTCGACCCGTTCCGGCGTCGCGAGGAACCGTGCTTGCAGCCGGGACAGCCCGTTGGCCATCGGCAGACGTCCCGCATTCATCGGCGAGAGCGCGACCAAGACCGGCCGCTCTTCATCATCGAGCATGTAGCAGCGGTCCGCCGCCAGAGCCAGCTCGAACAAGCTGCCGCCGAAACAGGAGCCAGCATCGGCCAGCGCGACGATGCTGCGCGCGGACTGCTCGAGCCGCTTCAGGACGCGCTTCATGAAGTGAATGATTTCACGGACCAGCCAGTGCCGATCGTGCGCGGCCAGTGTGGCGTCCACCGACAGCACGCGCGCGAGATCCCCTCGCGTCCGGACAACGATCGTGCCGATTTCCGGCTCGTTGAACCGCAATCGCAACAGCACGTCCTCCAGCTCGCGAAACGTGCGCAACGGCCAGTACCGGTCGCCGGCGTCCACGATGTCGTCGATGGTCTGCGGCTCGGTTTCCGCAGGCGCCATGATCGTCAGCTCCGCTGTCCGTGCGGCGCGGTGGATCGAGAGCTCGACCGACGAGTAGGACAGGACGTCACCGGTGACAATTGGCTCGAGCGGTCGCAACGCGATGCCACGTGCATCGACAGGACGAGCGGAGGTCATCGCAAGCTCGCGCGCGCGGCTGTCGACAGCGCTCCAGAACCGGCTGGTGGGATACACCGCATCGACAAGGCCCCACGCGACGGCACGACGTCCCTTCACACCCTCGGCAAGCGTGCAGAAGACGTCTGCCAGATCGCGCCGCACACGGCGCTTGTCGACGAGCCGCGTCACTCCGCCGGTGCCCGGCAAGACGCCGAGCAGCGGGACTTCCGGTAATGACACCGCCGCACGCCCATCGTCCACCAGGAAGATCTCGTCACACGCCAGCGCCAGCTCGTAACCGCCTCCCGCGCAGGTGCCACTCACCGCGGCGAGGAATGCCATCCCGGAGTGCGCGCTCGCATCTTCCAACGCTAGTCGCGTTTCGTTGGTGAACTTGCAGAAGTTCACTTTGAAGGCGTGGCTGCTCTGCGCGAGCATGTAGATATTGGCGCCGGCAGAGAAGACGCGATCGAGCGCACTGCGCAGGACCACGACGCGCACTTCGGGATGCTCGAAACGTAGTCGCTGCAGGGCATCGGCGAGCTCGAGATCGACACCGAGATCGTAGGAATTGAGCTTGAGGCGGTAATCACCAAGGCCGCCATCCTCTTGCACGTTCAACGCAAGCGTGGCGATGGCTCCATCGTACGAGAGCTGCCAGTGGCGGTATCGATCCGGCGCGGTCTCGAAAGTCAACGGCGCCCGGGGCGCACGCACGGCCGAGGCCGCGCTCGGTCCTCTCTCGGCTGAACTTGTCATTCACGTTGATTATACCCGCCTGACCAAGGTGCGAGGGAGAACGCACCCTACGATCGGCGCAACGTAGGGACGCCTCGCCGAGGCGTCCGTCACTCATCGGGCCGTCCGGCCCGGCTCGAGCTCCAAGACCTGGACGCCCTTGGGCTCGACCAGCTTACGCAGCGCCGCGGGAGTGCCTGTAAGCACGGGAAAGGTGCCGTAGTGCATCGGCACGACCTGCTTCACGCCGAGCAGCTCGCACGCCAGCGCCGCCTGTCGCGGTCCCATCGTGTAGTGATCACCGATCGGGAGAAACGCGAGCTGCGGCTCGTACAGTTGTGCAATGAGACGCATGTCCCCAAAGACATCCGTGTCGCCCGCGAAGTACGCCACGAGGCCGTCTTCGAAGCGCAGCACGAACCCAGCGGCCAGGCCCAGGTACACAATGCGGTTGTCCTCCACGAAGCCGCTGCCGTGTATGGCTTGAACCATCGTGATGCGGACACCGGCTACTGTCGTTGTGCCACCAATGTTCATGCCGACGAGATTCTTGAGGCCCTTCTGCTCGAGCCACGCACAGACCTCGTACGAGCCGACGACCGGCGCTTCGGTCTCTCGTCCGATGCGAAGCGCGTCGCTCACGTGATCGCCGTGGCCATGTGTGATGAGCATGGCATCGAGCGGACCAACCGATCGCCGGTATTGCTCCGGGCACGCCGGGTTGTCGGTCAGAAACGGGTCGAGCAGGATGCGCCGGCCGCCCGGTGATTCCAGCAGGAACGTGCCATGGCCAAGCCAGGTTATCGCGAGGGAGGAGGACTGGGTCGTCATGCGCCACATGTTACGATACTCAGGATGTCGAGTGTCTCGCCGCTGCACCTGATCCGACCTTCCGAGCGACAGCCCAAACCAGCATGGTTGAAGGTTCGCGCGCCCGGCTCGGCCAACTATGTGCGGCTCAAGCAGTTGATGCGCGGCTCCGGCCTGCACACCGTCTGCGAGGAAGCACGCTGCCCGAACATCGGTGAGTGCTGGCATCACGGAACCGCGACGTTCATGATTCTCGGCGACGTGTGCACGCGAAATTGCGGCTACTGCGCCGTGGCACACGGGCGTCCGGCACCGCTCGACCTCGAAGAGCCGGTGAGGCTCGCCGCAGCGGTCGAGCGGCTCGGTCTCAGCTACGTCGTGATCACGTCGGTGGATCGCGACGATCTGCCGGACGGCGGCGCCTCGATCTTCGCGGCGTCGGTCCGCACCATTCGAGCCGCAATGCCGCAGACACGAATCGAGGTACTGATCCCAGACTTCCAAGGCAAAGCGGATGCTCTGCGGGCGGTGCTCGACGCCAGCCCAGACGTCTTGAATCACAACACGGAAACGGTGCCGCGCCTCTATCGCGCGGCACGCTCCGGCGGACGCTACACCAGGACCCTCGAGCTGCTTCGCCGGTCCCGCGCCTTCGCGCCGCATATTCCCACCAAGACGGGGCTGATGGTCGGTCTCGGCGAGCAATGGGAGGAGCTCATCGCGGTGTGTCGCGACTTGCGCGACGCGGGAGTCCAGATTCTCACGATTGGACAATACCTCCGGCCAACGCCAGCACACCTGCCGATGGTTCGCTACTACGAGCCGGCCGAGTTCGCGCAATTGAAGGAGGCCGCGCTCGACATGGGATTCGGCCACGTGGAATCCGGTCCGCTCGTCAGGAGCTCGTATCACGCGCACGAGCAGGCAGATGCTCTTGTTCAGGGGGCTTGACCCGTTGTCCCTCCGATGCTCGAAGCTGCCCGCCGCGCGGTGATTCGCTGTGAGATCTGCCCTCGGTTGCGGGCGCACTGCCAGCAGGTCGCACGCGAGAAGAAAGCGGCCTACAGGAACGAGACGTACTGGGCTCGGCCGGTGCCCGGCTTCGGAGACCCGCGCGCGCGGCTGCTCGTGCTTGGCCTGGCCCCAGCGGCGCACGGCGCGAATCGGACGGGGCGCATGTTCACCGGTGACGGCGTCGGAGGATCAGGCGACTTTCTCATGCGCGCCATGCAGGTCACCGGCTTCTCCAACAAATCGACGTCCGAGCGGGCCGACGATAGCCTGGTGCTCAGCGACGCCTATGTGCTGGCAGCCGTTCGCTGCGCGCCGCCCGCGAACAAGCCGACACGCGACGAGATCCTGAGCTGCCATCGCCATCTCGAAGCGGAGGTCTCGGCCTTGCCAAACCTTCAAGTCGTCGTGGCACTGGGACGACTGGCGTCGGAAGCATATTGGCGTCTGCTCGCAGGGCGAGGCATTCACGTCCGCCCGCGGCCGGCGTTCTTCCACGGGCAGCTCTTCAGACCTCGGGAGCGAGGCCTACCGATCCTCGTCGAGTCCTACCACCCCAGTCGCCAGAACACGCAGACAGGCAAGCTCACGCCCAGCATGCTCGATGCCGTGTTTCGGACCGCTGCCAAGCTCCTCCGGTGATTGAAAAAGGAACCGGGTACCTTTTCGTCCGCTCAACATCAGAACGCCGCGCGGATCCGTGCTCGATAGCTTCGGCCCGACTTCAGTCGAACGCCGTTGCGAAGCATCAGCGTGACGTCGCCTTGGAACCGAGACGTGAGTGTGCGGACGCGATCCATCTGCACAATGGCGGAGCGGTGGATGCGAAGGAAGCGGGACGGGTCGAGCGTGGTCTCGAGATGATTGAGCGTGTCACGGATCAGATAAGAGCGCTCACCCACGTGGAGGCGCGCATAGTTCAACTCTGCGGTGATGTAGTCGATCTCGCCGATGTCGATGAGCCGAGTCTCGCCTCGATGTCTCACCGAGATCCGCTCCGTGAACCGCGCCTGTCCGTGAGCAACGCCCGTCAGCGCCCGCGCGTGCGTCTCGACTTCCGGTGTGCCGATGATGCGCCGGCTCCTTGCAACGGCGGCGTGAAAGCGCTCGCGCGAGACCGGCTTCAACAGATAGTCGAGCGCGTGCACTTCGAACGCGCGAAGCGCATGCTCGTCGTAGGCGGTCACGAAGATCACCGCCGGCATGTGCTCCGGTCCGATTCGGGCGACGACCTCGAAGCCATCCACCTCCGGCATCTGGATGTCGAGGAACACGAGATCAGGCCGTAGGCCCTCGATGCGCGCCACTGCCTCGAGACCGTGCCGGCATTCGCCCACCACCGAGATATCCGGCTCCGTTGCCAGCAGCCGCGCAAGGTGCCGGCGCGCCGGCGGCTCATCGTCCACGATCAGTGCCCGGATTGGGTTGGAATGACTCATAGCCTGGCGGCCGCGCGGCGCGCGGGAATGACGAGCGTGGCAATCGTACCGCCAGCGGGGGCGCCACGCACGGTAAATCGATGCCGCGGGCCGTACAGGTGGCTCAGGCGGGCGCGCG
This window of the Luteitalea sp. genome carries:
- a CDS encoding benzoyl-CoA-dihydrodiol lyase, which encodes MTSSAERGPSAASAVRAPRAPLTFETAPDRYRHWQLSYDGAIATLALNVQEDGGLGDYRLKLNSYDLGVDLELADALQRLRFEHPEVRVVVLRSALDRVFSAGANIYMLAQSSHAFKVNFCKFTNETRLALEDASAHSGMAFLAAVSGTCAGGGYELALACDEIFLVDDGRAAVSLPEVPLLGVLPGTGGVTRLVDKRRVRRDLADVFCTLAEGVKGRRAVAWGLVDAVYPTSRFWSAVDSRARELAMTSARPVDARGIALRPLEPIVTGDVLSYSSVELSIHRAARTAELTIMAPAETEPQTIDDIVDAGDRYWPLRTFRELEDVLLRLRFNEPEIGTIVVRTRGDLARVLSVDATLAAHDRHWLVREIIHFMKRVLKRLEQSARSIVALADAGSCFGGSLFELALAADRCYMLDDEERPVLVALSPMNAGRLPMANGLSRLQARFLATPERVEEMLAQAGPFDAPAALEAGLVTAAPDELDWDAEVRLAIEHRAAMSPDALTGLEASLRFAGPETIETKIFGRLSAWQNWIFQRPNAVGERGALAAYGGGRGRPEFDWRRT
- a CDS encoding metal-dependent hydrolase, producing the protein MTTQSSSLAITWLGHGTFLLESPGGRRILLDPFLTDNPACPEQYRRSVGPLDAMLITHGHGDHVSDALRIGRETEAPVVGSYEVCAWLEQKGLKNLVGMNIGGTTTVAGVRITMVQAIHGSGFVEDNRIVYLGLAAGFVLRFEDGLVAYFAGDTDVFGDMRLIAQLYEPQLAFLPIGDHYTMGPRQAALACELLGVKQVVPMHYGTFPVLTGTPAALRKLVEPKGVQVLELEPGRTAR
- the lipA gene encoding lipoyl synthase, which produces MSSVSPLHLIRPSERQPKPAWLKVRAPGSANYVRLKQLMRGSGLHTVCEEARCPNIGECWHHGTATFMILGDVCTRNCGYCAVAHGRPAPLDLEEPVRLAAAVERLGLSYVVITSVDRDDLPDGGASIFAASVRTIRAAMPQTRIEVLIPDFQGKADALRAVLDASPDVLNHNTETVPRLYRAARSGGRYTRTLELLRRSRAFAPHIPTKTGLMVGLGEQWEELIAVCRDLRDAGVQILTIGQYLRPTPAHLPMVRYYEPAEFAQLKEAALDMGFGHVESGPLVRSSYHAHEQADALVQGA
- a CDS encoding uracil-DNA glycosylase, giving the protein MLEAARRAVIRCEICPRLRAHCQQVAREKKAAYRNETYWARPVPGFGDPRARLLVLGLAPAAHGANRTGRMFTGDGVGGSGDFLMRAMQVTGFSNKSTSERADDSLVLSDAYVLAAVRCAPPANKPTRDEILSCHRHLEAEVSALPNLQVVVALGRLASEAYWRLLAGRGIHVRPRPAFFHGQLFRPRERGLPILVESYHPSRQNTQTGKLTPSMLDAVFRTAAKLLR
- a CDS encoding response regulator produces the protein MSHSNPIRALIVDDEPPARRHLARLLATEPDISVVGECRHGLEAVARIEGLRPDLVFLDIQMPEVDGFEVVARIGPEHMPAVIFVTAYDEHALRAFEVHALDYLLKPVSRERFHAAVARSRRIIGTPEVETHARALTGVAHGQARFTERISVRHRGETRLIDIGEIDYITAELNYARLHVGERSYLIRDTLNHLETTLDPSRFLRIHRSAIVQMDRVRTLTSRFQGDVTLMLRNGVRLKSGRSYRARIRAAF